A region of Ornithorhynchus anatinus isolate Pmale09 chromosome 5, mOrnAna1.pri.v4, whole genome shotgun sequence DNA encodes the following proteins:
- the CLDND2 gene encoding claudin domain-containing protein 2, producing the protein MGVKRSLQIAGLTLSIFADLLLLLAAATDFWVRSPEGHRGLWRECHQDSCSAATCETMVAISAACLMLSLGAEVTGTTLGIWVLQGPKNTMGVHRGRTAWALCFLSTFLLIMAMVVFTLREVMRGDVFFSWSYFCSWLALPFTILSGLCFLFADMIIQGNDAIREFPVCL; encoded by the exons ATGGGGGTGAAGCGGAGCTTGCAGATTGCAGGGCTGACCCTGAGCATCTTTGCTGACCTGCTCCTGTTGCTGGCCGCCGCCACCGACTTCTGGGTTCGCAGCCCCGAGGGTCACCGAGGCCTCTGGAGGGAGTGCCACCAGGACAGCTGCTCCGCCGCCACCTGCGAGA CCATGGTGGCGATTTCAGCTGCCTGCCTGATGCTGTCGCTCGGGGCGGAGGTGACGGGCACGACCCTGGGCATCTGGGTCCTACAGGGTCCGAAGAACACGATGGGGGTGCATCGGGGCCGCACAGCCTGGGCCCTCTGCTTCCTGTCCA CATTCCTGCTGATCATGGCCATGGTGGTATTCACCCTGCGAGAGGTGATGCGCGGAGATGTCTTTTTCTCCTGGAGCTATTTCTGCAGCTGGTTGGCCCTGCCCTTCACTATCCTCTCTG gcctctgcttcctcttcgCCGACATGATCATCCAAGGGAATGATGCAATCCGCGAGTTCCCCGTCTGCCTGTGA
- the ETFB gene encoding electron transfer flavoprotein subunit beta encodes MAELRALVAVKRVIDYAVKIRVKPDRTGVVTDGVKHSMNPFCEIAVEEAVRLKEKKLVKEVIAVSCGPQQCQETLRTALAMGADRGIHVEVAAADAERLGPLQVSRVLAALVKREKVDLVLLGKQAIDDDCNQTGQMTAAMLDWPQGTFASALTLEGSALKVEREVDGGLETVRLKLPSVVTTDLRLNEPRYATLPNIMKAKKKKIEVVTPQALGVDTSSRLTVLSVEEPAQRTAGVTVATVEELVAKLKEAGRI; translated from the exons atggcgGAGCTGCGAGCCCTGGTGGCCGTCAAGAGGGTCATCGATTACGCTGTGAAG ATCCGGGTGAAGCCGGACCGAACGGGCGTCGTGACGGATGGCGTCAAACACTCTATGAATCCGTTCTGTGAGATCGCCGTGGAGGAGGCCGTGCGGCTCAAGGAGAAGAAGTTGGTGAAGGAAGTCATCGCTGTGAGCTGTGGTCCCCAGCAATGCCAG GAGACACTGCGCACTGCCCTGGCCATGGGAGCCGACCGAGGGATCCACGTGGAGGTGGCGGCCGCTGATGCCGAGCGATTGGGGCCCCTCCAGGTGTCGCGGGTCTTGGCGGCCCTGGTCAAGCGGGAGAAGGTTGATCTTGTGCTTCTGGGCAAGCAG GCCATCGATGATGACTGTAACCAGACGGGACAGATGACGGCTGCCATGTTGGACTGGCCCCAG ggcaCATTTGCGTCGGCGCTGACCCTGGAGGGGTCGGCATTGAAGGTGGAGCGGGAGGTGGATGGAGGCCTGGAAACCGTGCGGCTCAAGCTACCCTCCGTGGTGACCACCGACCTCCGCCTCAATGAGCCACGCTACGCCACCCTGCCCAATATCATG AAAGCCAAGAAGAAGAAGATCGAGGTGGTGACGCCGCAGGCTCTGGGCGTAGACACGAGCTCGCGGCTGACGGTGCTGAGCGTGGAGGAGCCGGCTCAGCGCACGGCGGGCGTCACCGTGGCCACCGTGGAGGAGCTGGTGGCCAAACTGAAGGAAGCCGGACGTATCTGA